In Gulosibacter molinativorax, a single window of DNA contains:
- a CDS encoding flavin-containing monooxygenase yields MSTTTTTQTVDAIVIGAGFGGIQATHRLGNEFGMTVKAFDKAAGPGGTWYWNRYPGAMSDTESHIYRFSFDKEMLQEDTWSNTYLMQADILANIERVMDRYDLWQYFEFNTEVTSAIYLEDAELWEVTTSKGDVYRAKYVVNALGLLSAVNLPDIKGMDTFEGEILHTGAYPEGKDLTGLRVGVIGSGSTGTQVVTALGPKVKHLTHFIRTPQYSVPSGFRPVDEAEVLETRENFDAIWDQVKNSAVAFGFDESTTPALSVSEEERQRVYQEAWERGGGFRFMFGTFGDIATDLEANETAAAFIRSKIRETVKDEEKARKLTPTDLYARRPLCDGGFFETFNRDNVDVVALKETPIEEIVPNGIRTADGTVHELDVIIFATGFDAVDGNYRRMNIRGRNGIHINEYWDGQPTSFLGVATANFPNWFMVLGPNGPFTNLVPSIETQVEWFTDFIKHAEDNGLASIEPSQESVDEWTKTCSEIADMTVFGKVDSWIFGANVAGKTRSVLFYVGGLKNYRDILKDIADNDYRGFELRSAVAASVAA; encoded by the coding sequence ATGAGCACCACAACGACGACACAGACTGTTGACGCAATCGTCATTGGCGCCGGATTCGGCGGCATTCAGGCCACTCACCGACTCGGAAACGAGTTCGGGATGACCGTCAAGGCCTTCGATAAGGCCGCCGGCCCCGGCGGTACCTGGTACTGGAACCGCTACCCGGGCGCCATGTCGGACACGGAAAGCCACATCTACCGATTCTCGTTCGACAAGGAGATGCTGCAGGAGGATACCTGGTCGAACACCTACCTCATGCAGGCGGACATCCTGGCCAACATCGAGCGCGTGATGGACCGCTACGACCTCTGGCAATACTTCGAGTTCAACACCGAGGTGACTTCGGCGATCTACCTCGAAGACGCCGAGCTGTGGGAAGTAACCACGAGCAAGGGAGACGTGTATCGCGCCAAGTACGTCGTGAACGCGCTCGGCCTGCTTTCGGCCGTGAACCTGCCCGATATTAAGGGTATGGACACCTTCGAGGGCGAGATCCTGCATACCGGTGCGTACCCGGAGGGGAAGGACCTCACCGGGCTCCGCGTCGGCGTAATCGGTTCCGGTTCTACCGGCACCCAGGTGGTCACCGCGCTCGGTCCGAAGGTGAAGCACCTGACGCACTTCATCCGCACCCCGCAGTACTCGGTGCCCTCGGGCTTCCGCCCGGTCGATGAGGCCGAGGTGCTCGAGACGCGGGAGAACTTTGACGCGATTTGGGATCAGGTGAAGAACTCGGCCGTTGCGTTCGGGTTCGACGAGTCGACGACCCCCGCGCTCTCGGTGTCGGAGGAGGAACGCCAGCGCGTGTACCAGGAGGCCTGGGAGCGAGGCGGCGGGTTCCGCTTCATGTTTGGCACGTTTGGTGACATCGCGACCGACCTTGAGGCGAACGAGACTGCCGCCGCGTTCATCCGCTCGAAAATCCGCGAGACCGTGAAGGATGAGGAAAAGGCCCGCAAGCTCACTCCGACCGACCTTTACGCCCGCCGCCCGCTCTGCGACGGAGGATTCTTCGAGACCTTCAACCGCGACAACGTTGACGTCGTCGCCCTGAAGGAGACGCCGATTGAGGAAATCGTGCCGAACGGCATCCGCACCGCTGACGGAACCGTGCACGAGCTTGACGTGATCATCTTCGCCACCGGGTTCGACGCGGTGGACGGCAACTACCGTCGGATGAACATCCGCGGTCGGAACGGGATCCATATCAACGAGTACTGGGACGGGCAGCCGACCAGCTTCCTGGGCGTCGCGACCGCGAACTTCCCGAACTGGTTCATGGTGCTCGGCCCGAACGGGCCGTTCACCAACCTGGTGCCCAGCATCGAAACCCAGGTCGAGTGGTTCACCGACTTCATCAAGCACGCCGAGGACAACGGCCTTGCTTCGATCGAGCCGAGCCAGGAGTCGGTCGACGAGTGGACTAAGACCTGCAGCGAAATCGCGGACATGACCGTCTTCGGCAAGGTTGACTCGTGGATCTTCGGTGCCAATGTTGCCGGGAAGACCCGGTCGGTGCTGTTCTACGTTGGAGGGTTGAAGAACTATCGCGACATCCTCAAGGACATCGCCGATAACGACTATCGCGGCTTCGAGCTCCGATCCGCGGTGGCAGCTTCCGTTGCCGCCTAA
- a CDS encoding alpha/beta hydrolase, producing MTSNIAIKSDALRDLYAEWTTLMTDNPTMGMRLFRSIFDEWHQPTVEPEDVTYREEVVGGVPGIWCLPAGADESQVMLFTHGGGFAVGSASSHRKVAAHVAKTLGVTSFVLDYRRAPEHPHPAQIEDGVAVFDALVERGIDPNNITTIGDSAGGNLAIAIPLALKEQGKPTPGQVIVFSPWLDMENEGETLKTNNDTDALITPELLAGMIAGVLGDKIDPRTPLANPLYADFTGFPRLYVNAGSVESLVDNATRLQERTEAAGVDITVNIAEGQQHVFPFLAGRSDVVTEELARIRDWYGSAR from the coding sequence ATGACCAGCAACATTGCTATCAAGTCGGACGCACTACGGGATCTCTACGCCGAGTGGACGACGCTCATGACTGACAACCCCACGATGGGGATGCGCCTCTTCCGTTCGATCTTCGATGAGTGGCACCAGCCGACCGTCGAGCCGGAAGACGTCACCTACCGCGAGGAAGTCGTGGGTGGCGTTCCCGGAATCTGGTGCCTCCCCGCGGGCGCCGATGAGTCGCAGGTGATGCTCTTCACTCACGGCGGCGGGTTCGCGGTCGGCTCGGCCTCGAGCCACCGTAAGGTCGCGGCACACGTCGCGAAGACGCTCGGCGTCACCAGCTTTGTCCTCGACTACCGCCGTGCCCCGGAGCATCCGCACCCCGCGCAGATCGAAGACGGCGTCGCTGTCTTCGATGCGCTGGTGGAACGCGGCATCGACCCGAACAACATCACGACCATCGGTGACTCCGCCGGCGGAAACCTGGCCATCGCGATCCCCCTCGCGCTCAAGGAGCAGGGCAAGCCGACTCCCGGCCAGGTAATCGTCTTCTCGCCGTGGCTCGACATGGAGAACGAGGGCGAGACCCTCAAGACGAACAACGACACGGATGCGCTCATTACGCCCGAGCTCCTTGCCGGCATGATCGCGGGTGTGCTCGGCGACAAGATCGATCCGCGCACGCCGCTCGCGAACCCGCTCTACGCCGACTTCACCGGGTTCCCCCGCCTCTACGTCAACGCGGGAAGCGTCGAGTCGCTCGTCGACAACGCCACGCGACTGCAGGAACGCACTGAAGCTGCGGGCGTGGACATCACCGTCAACATCGCGGAGGGGCAGCAGCATGTCTTCCCGTTCCTCGCGGGTCGCTCGGACGTGGTCACGGAAGAACTGGCCCGCATCCGCGACTGGTACGGCTCGGCACGATAG
- a CDS encoding MFS transporter — translation MVSESTIATPSKKQRRLAVLASSVGTVIEWYDYMVYAFLATTIAAIFFAADNPGIGLLSALAVFGVSFLFRPLGGIIFGHIADKFGRRPSLVISVVGMAATSTLIGLLPTYVAVGILAPILLVLLRAVQGLAAGGEMASAATYTAESSTTGRRGFDVSFVNLGLVIGTGLGAIVVGVLYAALSDEQMMTWGWRVPFLISVVLGVVALLIRRHMEESNEFESMKSQAQVKKSPLVTTFKEQPKEVFLVTLMNLGSFAAYYIAFTYMSTYFVTQDIMSQSMASWSSVLSLLIAGITIPLAGRLSDKIGRKPVFLAATGALVVLAYPLFVMMKQGLVFAVLGQVSFGIIEGAYLGVLLAAYTELFKASLRVSGVAIGYNLSSILAGGPAPYISQWLIANTGIAESPAFFVMLASGLSFVAALFGFKETAFKPLPGQKVTDASLAGGRNIRFDTSLAN, via the coding sequence ATGGTTTCTGAATCAACAATTGCTACGCCGTCGAAGAAGCAGCGACGTCTCGCGGTGCTGGCCTCGAGCGTGGGCACCGTCATCGAGTGGTACGACTACATGGTCTACGCATTCCTGGCGACCACGATTGCGGCAATCTTCTTCGCCGCAGACAACCCTGGAATTGGGCTTCTGTCCGCACTCGCGGTCTTCGGTGTCTCTTTCCTTTTCCGGCCCCTCGGTGGCATCATCTTCGGGCACATTGCCGACAAGTTCGGTCGCCGTCCGTCGCTCGTCATATCGGTCGTCGGCATGGCGGCAACGAGCACGCTGATCGGTCTGCTGCCCACCTACGTGGCAGTGGGAATCCTTGCGCCGATTCTGCTCGTGCTGCTTCGCGCCGTGCAGGGACTGGCTGCAGGTGGCGAGATGGCCAGCGCGGCCACCTACACCGCGGAGTCGTCCACCACAGGTCGCCGCGGGTTTGACGTGAGCTTCGTCAATCTCGGCCTCGTCATCGGTACCGGTCTGGGTGCCATCGTGGTTGGTGTCCTCTACGCCGCGCTTTCGGACGAGCAGATGATGACATGGGGCTGGCGTGTTCCGTTCCTAATCTCGGTTGTGCTCGGGGTCGTTGCTCTCCTTATTCGTCGACACATGGAAGAGTCGAACGAATTCGAGAGCATGAAGTCGCAAGCACAGGTGAAGAAGTCGCCTCTGGTGACCACCTTCAAAGAGCAGCCGAAGGAAGTCTTCCTTGTGACGCTGATGAACCTGGGATCATTCGCGGCCTACTACATCGCGTTTACCTACATGAGCACGTACTTCGTGACGCAGGACATCATGAGCCAGTCGATGGCCTCGTGGTCGTCGGTTCTGTCGCTGCTCATTGCGGGCATCACCATTCCGCTTGCCGGGCGCCTTTCTGACAAGATCGGTCGCAAGCCCGTGTTCCTGGCTGCCACCGGTGCCCTCGTGGTCTTGGCATACCCGCTCTTCGTGATGATGAAGCAGGGTCTCGTCTTCGCAGTTCTCGGTCAGGTCTCCTTCGGAATCATCGAGGGCGCCTACCTCGGCGTCCTGCTCGCCGCCTACACGGAGCTGTTCAAGGCGTCGCTGCGAGTCAGCGGCGTCGCGATCGGGTACAACTTGTCCTCGATCCTTGCTGGCGGTCCGGCTCCCTATATTTCGCAGTGGCTCATTGCCAATACGGGCATCGCCGAGTCACCGGCATTCTTCGTGATGCTCGCCTCCGGTCTGTCGTTCGTCGCCGCGCTCTTTGGGTTCAAGGAAACCGCCTTCAAGCCGCTGCCCGGTCAGAAAGTCACCGATGCGAGCCTCGCCGGTGGGCGGAACATCCGTTTCGACACCTCGCTCGCCAACTAA
- a CDS encoding helix-turn-helix domain-containing protein translates to MLRSVREQLLTVGVEVASISDANLDPVIERSWRRTVSSGDVVPDAHPKFRLDDVRQSSPERLMKASGEVFSRWHSSLVGQPVSILLSDPAGRIIARQTEESSVLRRLDRAYASEGYDFSESSIGTNGLGTALEERNAILINGAEHFSDALSGLTCAGMSIRHPGTGRLLGSIALAAPERAAHPMMLAIVKQVASELESAIANQGIPEHIRAMLALFLGTSPTKTVLALSRDGVYSTTGGLSLLSAETHVKVWEHLQSLDWSSNSIQPVTIGYSTGTARRLYDAREDTVYGIELDNRTLVSGHSNNWHAQRIAELNEATDLSATIAVTGPNGVGKVHLTREWLSQRHGVTPTVVSHATDQDADRLQRELASGSSIILSEPELRFERAEGSELLNLFRHQNRPGRGHLIITTSDSAMPRMLEKRSGLRIPNIALQPLMGDVDRITEIVAEYGEREGLVLSAAATQALLRWNWPGNVRELTSLLTHLKRTHGGNVVDAEALPAEMRMRARSLYGLAASEYRSIEEALERTGGNRSRAAELLGIGRTTLYRKMREYGIGATQRLAE, encoded by the coding sequence TTGCTGCGATCCGTTCGCGAGCAGCTCCTGACAGTGGGGGTCGAGGTCGCCTCGATCAGTGACGCCAACCTGGATCCCGTCATCGAACGCAGCTGGCGCCGCACCGTCTCGTCAGGCGATGTGGTGCCGGATGCGCATCCCAAGTTTCGGCTCGACGACGTGCGTCAGTCTTCGCCGGAGCGCCTGATGAAGGCCAGCGGCGAGGTCTTTTCGCGATGGCACAGCAGCCTCGTCGGGCAGCCCGTTTCCATCCTGTTGAGCGACCCTGCGGGTCGGATCATTGCTCGCCAGACCGAGGAGTCGAGCGTGCTTCGCCGCCTCGATCGCGCCTACGCCAGCGAGGGCTATGACTTCTCCGAGTCGTCCATCGGCACAAACGGTCTGGGGACCGCGCTGGAAGAGCGAAACGCGATTCTGATCAACGGTGCGGAGCACTTCAGCGACGCGCTGTCCGGCCTCACGTGCGCGGGGATGTCGATCCGCCATCCCGGCACTGGCCGACTACTGGGCTCGATCGCACTTGCCGCTCCCGAGCGGGCCGCGCATCCGATGATGCTGGCGATCGTCAAGCAGGTTGCGAGTGAGCTGGAATCCGCGATCGCGAATCAAGGCATCCCTGAACATATTCGGGCGATGTTGGCGCTTTTCCTTGGCACTTCACCCACGAAGACGGTGCTCGCGCTGAGTCGAGATGGCGTCTACAGCACCACCGGCGGATTGTCGCTCCTGTCTGCCGAGACCCACGTGAAAGTGTGGGAGCACTTGCAGTCGCTCGACTGGAGCAGTAATTCCATTCAACCCGTCACGATCGGCTATTCGACCGGCACCGCGCGTCGGTTGTATGACGCCCGAGAAGACACCGTGTACGGCATCGAACTCGATAACCGCACTCTGGTATCGGGACACTCGAACAACTGGCACGCTCAGCGAATCGCGGAGCTCAACGAGGCGACGGATCTTTCTGCCACAATCGCGGTCACGGGCCCCAACGGTGTGGGCAAAGTACACCTCACGAGGGAGTGGCTCTCGCAGCGACACGGGGTGACCCCCACCGTCGTGAGCCACGCCACCGATCAGGATGCCGACCGGCTGCAACGCGAGCTGGCCTCGGGCAGTTCGATCATTCTTTCCGAACCGGAGCTCCGCTTCGAGCGCGCTGAGGGCTCAGAGCTCCTCAACCTCTTCCGTCACCAGAACAGGCCCGGCCGCGGACACCTCATCATCACCACGAGCGATAGCGCAATGCCTCGGATGCTCGAAAAGCGCAGTGGCCTGCGCATCCCGAACATTGCGCTCCAGCCGCTGATGGGCGACGTCGATCGGATCACGGAAATCGTTGCGGAATACGGCGAGCGTGAGGGACTCGTACTGTCCGCTGCCGCAACGCAGGCCCTATTGCGGTGGAATTGGCCGGGAAACGTCCGCGAGCTCACGTCGCTGCTGACTCACCTCAAGCGGACGCACGGTGGCAACGTCGTTGATGCCGAGGCCCTTCCTGCCGAGATGCGGATGCGCGCTCGATCGCTCTACGGCCTGGCCGCATCCGAGTACCGAAGCATCGAAGAGGCGCTCGAACGCACCGGCGGAAACCGCAGTCGTGCGGCCGAACTGCTCGGGATCGGCCGGACCACGCTCTATCGCAAGATGCGGGAATACGGCATCGGCGCCACCCAGCGTCTCGCCGAGTAG
- a CDS encoding thiolase family protein, with product MTSTFIYDAVRTPFGKAAGGLSDVRPDDLAATVMRAIVERTQLDPARIEDVIFGDANQAGEDNRNVARFGALLAGFPTSVTGTTVNRLCASSVEAVIQGSRAIESGDAEIILAGGVESMSRAPFVVEKSKKPWPAVGNQTLWNTSIGWRMTNPALPTHWTISNGESAEKIAGDWNLSREAQDEFAVRSHTLAAKAWADGRYDAEIVQVEGHELARDEGIRDTTTVEKLGGLKALFAKEGTVTAGNSSSINDGASAVLLGREGLDIGEPLARVIGRGVHGVDPDQFPIAPIEAANKALARAGKTWADVDFVELNEAFASQSLACIAGWPDLDPEKVNIHGGALAIGHPLGASGGRIIGHAAHELKRRGGGVAVAAICIGVGQGLAVVLER from the coding sequence TTGACCAGCACGTTCATTTACGACGCCGTCCGCACCCCGTTCGGGAAGGCCGCGGGCGGGCTCTCCGACGTCCGCCCCGACGACCTCGCCGCCACCGTCATGCGCGCAATCGTCGAGCGCACGCAGCTCGACCCGGCCCGCATCGAAGACGTCATCTTCGGCGACGCGAACCAGGCCGGCGAAGATAACCGAAACGTGGCCCGCTTCGGCGCGCTGCTCGCCGGCTTCCCGACCTCCGTGACCGGCACCACCGTGAACCGCCTGTGCGCATCCTCGGTCGAAGCCGTCATTCAGGGCTCGCGAGCGATCGAGTCGGGTGACGCCGAGATCATCCTCGCCGGTGGCGTCGAGTCGATGAGCCGCGCGCCGTTCGTCGTCGAAAAGTCGAAGAAGCCGTGGCCCGCCGTCGGCAACCAGACCCTGTGGAACACCTCGATCGGCTGGCGCATGACCAACCCCGCGCTCCCCACCCACTGGACGATCTCAAACGGCGAATCGGCCGAAAAGATCGCCGGTGACTGGAACCTCAGCCGCGAGGCACAGGATGAGTTCGCGGTGCGCTCGCACACCCTCGCCGCGAAGGCATGGGCTGACGGCCGCTACGACGCAGAGATCGTTCAGGTCGAGGGCCACGAGCTCGCGCGCGACGAGGGCATCCGCGACACCACGACCGTCGAGAAGCTCGGTGGCCTCAAGGCGCTCTTCGCGAAGGAGGGCACGGTCACGGCCGGTAACTCGTCCTCGATCAACGACGGCGCATCCGCCGTGCTGCTCGGCCGTGAGGGCCTCGACATCGGCGAGCCTCTCGCCCGCGTCATCGGTCGCGGCGTGCACGGCGTCGACCCCGACCAGTTCCCCATTGCCCCGATCGAGGCCGCGAACAAGGCGCTCGCCCGCGCCGGCAAGACCTGGGCGGACGTCGACTTCGTCGAGCTCAACGAGGCCTTCGCCTCGCAGAGCCTCGCGTGCATCGCGGGCTGGCCCGACCTCGACCCCGAGAAGGTCAACATCCACGGCGGCGCGCTCGCGATCGGTCACCCGCTCGGCGCATCCGGCGGCCGCATCATCGGCCACGCCGCCCACGAGCTGAAGCGCCGCGGCGGCGGTGTCGCGGTCGCCGCGATCTGCATCGGCGTCGGCCAGGGTCTCGCGGTCGTCCTCGAGCGCTAA
- a CDS encoding NAD-dependent succinate-semialdehyde dehydrogenase → MSNYKTINPATGELIREFGALADSEVEGVLARSGQAYNRWRRESVERRASVLARAAELFEERTEELAAVLTEEIGKTLAAARGEIKTVIGIFRYYSTTAVKQLDGEELDVAGPGRARLRLDPIGPLVGIMPWNFPYYQVARFAAPNLLLGNVIILKHASNCPQSAVMFESLLRDAGLPEDAYINVFASHDQVAQMIADDRVRGVSLTGSEGAGARTGELAGRHLKPVVLELGGSDPFIVLEDADIEKAAKDAVAGRLVNNGQTCTASKRFIVVDDVYDEFVEKFVGGMSQVPTGDPTDPATVLGPLSSESAVKDLEEFVADAVANGANVETGGERLEGPGSYYPATVLTGVTETARAYREELFGPVAVVYRVPDEQTAIELANDSPFGLSSSVYTSDVDRAERISAELEAGMVWVNSVSKSSAELPFGGVKRSGVGRELGEVGLTQFANQKLVRVFEDAN, encoded by the coding sequence ATGAGTAACTACAAAACGATTAACCCAGCCACGGGCGAATTGATTCGCGAGTTCGGCGCTCTGGCCGACTCCGAGGTCGAAGGCGTCCTTGCCAGGTCGGGGCAGGCGTACAACCGGTGGCGTCGAGAGAGCGTCGAGCGCCGCGCATCCGTTCTCGCCCGAGCCGCCGAACTCTTTGAGGAACGCACGGAAGAACTCGCTGCGGTCTTGACCGAGGAGATCGGAAAGACCCTCGCGGCAGCGCGGGGTGAGATCAAGACCGTGATCGGCATCTTCCGGTACTACTCCACGACGGCGGTGAAGCAACTCGACGGCGAGGAACTCGACGTCGCCGGGCCCGGACGCGCGCGTCTTCGACTCGACCCGATTGGTCCGCTCGTCGGCATCATGCCGTGGAACTTCCCGTACTACCAGGTCGCGCGCTTCGCGGCACCGAACCTGCTCCTCGGTAACGTGATCATCCTCAAGCACGCATCCAACTGCCCGCAAAGTGCGGTCATGTTCGAGTCGCTTTTGCGCGACGCGGGGCTACCCGAGGACGCGTATATCAACGTCTTCGCCTCACACGACCAGGTCGCCCAGATGATCGCGGATGATCGCGTGCGTGGCGTGTCGCTCACCGGCTCGGAGGGTGCTGGCGCACGCACTGGCGAGCTCGCGGGTCGTCACCTCAAGCCCGTTGTGCTGGAGCTCGGGGGCTCGGACCCATTCATCGTCCTCGAGGATGCGGACATCGAGAAGGCTGCAAAGGATGCGGTCGCTGGTCGGCTCGTGAACAATGGCCAGACCTGCACTGCCTCGAAGCGCTTCATCGTGGTCGATGACGTGTACGACGAATTCGTCGAGAAGTTCGTCGGTGGCATGTCGCAGGTGCCGACCGGCGACCCGACCGATCCCGCCACCGTCCTTGGCCCACTCTCGAGCGAGTCGGCCGTGAAAGACCTCGAGGAGTTCGTCGCCGATGCCGTCGCGAACGGTGCGAATGTCGAAACGGGTGGCGAGCGACTCGAAGGCCCGGGCAGCTACTACCCGGCGACTGTGCTCACCGGTGTGACGGAGACGGCCCGCGCATACCGCGAGGAACTCTTCGGTCCAGTGGCAGTCGTGTATCGCGTGCCCGACGAGCAGACCGCGATCGAGCTCGCAAATGACTCGCCTTTTGGTCTCTCCAGCTCGGTCTATACGTCGGATGTTGATCGCGCCGAGCGCATTAGCGCAGAGCTTGAGGCCGGGATGGTCTGGGTGAACTCGGTGAGCAAGAGCTCGGCAGAACTGCCCTTCGGCGGCGTAAAGCGTTCCGGGGTTGGCCGTGAACTCGGCGAGGTTGGGCTCACGCAATTCGCGAATCAGAAGCTTGTCCGGGTTTTCGAAGACGCAAACTAG
- a CDS encoding alcohol dehydrogenase yields MMKAFAVTSPDGPELSEIEIAEPELSGREVLVDVTHAGVCHTDLHLRSGGYDLGSAGFLSLLDRGVQYPLIMGHEIAGTVRAVGDEVTDLQVGQQVVVYPWLGCGECATCLTGNENQCPVKNRGLGVALHGGYADAVWVPDAKYCVSLDGIDPEWGATLACSGVTAYSAARKVSNIPADHPILVIGAGGVGLTAIATLHALGHENIVVVDRHDGTFQYAKELGATKTAVIGDETNGSDIGEIVGEKPAAIIDFVNSTQTSKLAFDSIRRAGTIVQVGLFGGELRVPTALTVIQQVSIIGSYVGGLNDLRAVVDLAKEGKLPRSPIATAELSLDSLNGVLTAMEDGRSRGRTVLVR; encoded by the coding sequence ATGATGAAGGCATTCGCCGTCACGAGTCCGGATGGTCCGGAACTCTCGGAAATCGAAATCGCAGAGCCGGAGCTTTCCGGCCGGGAAGTCCTAGTGGACGTCACCCATGCGGGGGTCTGCCACACCGACCTGCACCTTCGAAGCGGTGGCTACGACTTGGGGAGCGCGGGGTTCCTGTCGTTGCTTGACCGAGGTGTGCAGTACCCACTCATTATGGGGCACGAGATCGCCGGGACCGTCCGGGCGGTCGGGGACGAGGTGACCGACCTGCAAGTCGGCCAGCAGGTCGTCGTCTACCCGTGGCTCGGATGCGGAGAATGCGCGACCTGCCTTACCGGCAATGAGAACCAGTGCCCCGTCAAGAATCGCGGGCTTGGTGTCGCGCTGCACGGTGGATACGCGGATGCCGTGTGGGTGCCGGATGCGAAGTACTGCGTATCGTTGGACGGTATCGATCCCGAGTGGGGCGCAACGCTCGCGTGCTCCGGAGTCACCGCGTACTCGGCGGCACGCAAGGTGTCGAACATCCCGGCAGACCACCCGATTCTCGTGATTGGCGCCGGTGGCGTTGGACTCACCGCCATCGCGACGCTGCACGCCCTCGGGCACGAAAACATCGTTGTCGTGGACCGTCATGACGGCACCTTCCAGTACGCCAAGGAACTCGGCGCTACGAAGACGGCCGTCATCGGTGATGAGACCAACGGTTCCGACATCGGGGAAATCGTCGGCGAGAAGCCCGCCGCGATCATCGATTTCGTCAACAGCACGCAGACCTCGAAGCTCGCCTTCGATTCGATTCGGCGTGCGGGAACGATCGTGCAGGTCGGGCTCTTCGGCGGAGAGCTGCGCGTGCCAACCGCGCTCACCGTCATCCAGCAGGTGAGCATCATCGGCAGCTACGTCGGTGGTCTCAACGACCTGCGTGCCGTCGTCGATCTCGCCAAGGAAGGAAAGCTGCCGCGGAGCCCGATCGCGACCGCGGAACTGTCGCTCGACTCCTTGAACGGCGTACTAACCGCAATGGAAGATGGCCGTAGCCGCGGGCGAACGGTACTCGTTCGCTAG
- a CDS encoding CaiB/BaiF CoA transferase family protein — translation MMRNAGELNSVIDEYIASSTGPLAGFVVADFGRVLAAPYSTMLLGDLGATIIKIEAPSGDETRWWQPPVYQGESTYYLSINRNKFNIQLDLRDPADLATARAILARADVMVDNFKPGGLEKLGLGHDDVRREFPHLIVASVTGFGETGGKDLPGYDLLVQAASGHMHITGDVDTEPYRAGIAMFDVMTGLHLTIGIVSALLDRERHGNGQRISTNLMATALSCMANQTGAAALTGASPMRMGNEHPSIYPYAPFETSDGRIVLAVGNDRQYVLLCDLLERPDLATDRRFAAAKDRSNNRAQLEPLLTEILQQRTTQEWFDLLSPAGIPCGPINDVLGGLKFAESLGLDPVTQVGEGERRFATVRNPVNYSEYDLQYRLAPPQLDEHRDAILAWAGQSSATQEAPVPSGANA, via the coding sequence ATGATGCGCAACGCAGGCGAACTGAACTCCGTTATTGATGAATACATCGCCTCGTCGACCGGACCGCTTGCCGGATTCGTGGTCGCCGATTTCGGCCGGGTCCTCGCCGCGCCGTACTCGACCATGCTGCTTGGCGACCTCGGCGCAACCATCATCAAGATCGAGGCGCCGTCTGGCGACGAGACTCGCTGGTGGCAACCCCCGGTGTATCAGGGTGAGTCCACGTACTACCTTTCGATTAATCGAAATAAGTTCAACATCCAGCTCGACCTGCGCGATCCCGCGGATCTGGCGACAGCCCGAGCGATCCTCGCGCGCGCCGACGTCATGGTGGACAACTTCAAGCCGGGTGGGCTGGAGAAACTCGGTCTCGGGCACGACGACGTTCGACGCGAGTTTCCGCATCTCATCGTGGCTTCGGTGACTGGATTCGGGGAAACCGGCGGGAAAGACCTGCCGGGGTATGACTTGCTCGTGCAGGCCGCATCCGGCCACATGCACATCACGGGTGACGTCGATACCGAGCCGTACCGCGCGGGCATCGCGATGTTCGATGTCATGACGGGACTTCACCTGACGATCGGTATCGTTTCCGCACTGCTGGATCGGGAACGGCACGGCAATGGGCAACGCATCAGCACGAACCTGATGGCCACGGCGCTGTCCTGCATGGCCAATCAGACTGGAGCGGCCGCGCTCACCGGTGCCTCGCCCATGCGCATGGGCAACGAGCATCCGAGCATCTATCCGTACGCACCGTTCGAGACTTCGGACGGGCGAATCGTTCTGGCGGTCGGTAACGACCGGCAGTACGTCCTCCTGTGCGACCTCCTCGAACGACCGGACCTGGCAACGGATCGGCGGTTTGCGGCAGCGAAAGATCGAAGCAACAACCGCGCGCAGCTGGAGCCGCTGCTCACCGAAATCCTGCAGCAGCGAACCACGCAAGAGTGGTTCGACCTCCTGAGCCCGGCCGGCATTCCGTGCGGGCCCATCAATGACGTCCTGGGTGGTTTGAAATTCGCCGAGTCTCTGGGGCTCGATCCGGTCACGCAGGTCGGCGAGGGGGAGCGTCGGTTCGCGACCGTCCGGAACCCGGTAAACTACAGCGAATACGACCTGCAGTATCGGCTCGCCCCGCCGCAGCTCGACGAGCACCGGGATGCGATCCTCGCGTGGGCAGGGCAGTCCTCGGCCACGCAGGAAGCGCCGGTTCCTAGCGGCGCGAACGCCTGA